One window of the candidate division WOR-1 bacterium RIFOXYB2_FULL_36_35 genome contains the following:
- a CDS encoding primosomal protein N', translating to MFAEIVLAKAPPKLNKIYHYEIPEELKTILSIGHQVLVPFGSSKRVGYVIGFSQTSEVEKTKPIIQIISKYPVFTKHGLALAKWISEYYQCFFLSALKAFLPPTIKKREGQKRFSSSWGGSPSWGGSRTAPTGQDILIGQGIPTINLTLHQQKALDQILSSLDSPEGDQILLHGIAGSGKTEVYLKVVEEAIARNKEAIILVPEIGLISQIVKKFKESFGPMVALLHSGLKDKEYFEEWEKIATGKSKIVVGTRVAIFAPLKSLKVLILDEEQESTYKQEQHPKYDARRIAAYMSQNFGIVTILGSATPSIETFYKTQKGQIKLIEMPERINKKPLPSMEIIDMKNAKAQNFGSKLLSLKLREAIKKTLEKGEKVILFINRRGFFTFQTCRECGYTIQCPNCATSLIYHFKENKLVCSHCNFTTNINIICPKCQNSSLVFLGIGTQRIEEEVGEVFHDSRIIRIDKDSVSKKGSHEKLFAAFTHGNANVLVGTQMVTKGLDLASVTLVGVVSADSMLYLPDFRASEKTFQQLMQIAGRTGRHNLQGKVIIQTLNPDHYAIKYAAANNYKSFYEEEIKQRESLSYPPYTSLINIIIQGKEENKVIKTSEDLKENLENKIVSSPRLFTVKSDEIFDCQTVKVLGPTKATIEKIRGDFRWQILLKGKDITVLQEVVKDSIKKIIIPLDIRINVDVEPINML from the coding sequence ATGTTTGCAGAAATTGTTCTCGCAAAAGCGCCTCCTAAACTTAATAAAATATACCATTACGAAATTCCCGAAGAGTTAAAAACAATATTATCGATTGGCCATCAGGTTTTAGTTCCCTTTGGCAGCAGTAAAAGGGTTGGGTACGTCATCGGATTTTCACAAACAAGTGAAGTTGAAAAGACAAAGCCGATAATACAAATAATCTCAAAATATCCGGTCTTTACAAAGCACGGGCTTGCCCTTGCAAAATGGATATCAGAATATTATCAATGCTTTTTCCTTTCAGCCTTAAAAGCTTTTCTTCCCCCTACAATAAAGAAAAGAGAGGGGCAGAAGCGGTTTTCTTCCAGTTGGGGCGGTTCTCCCAGTTGGGGCGGTTCGCGAACCGCCCCAACTGGGCAAGATATCCTAATAGGTCAAGGCATCCCAACAATCAACCTCACCCTCCACCAGCAGAAAGCCTTAGACCAAATTCTTTCATCACTAGATAGCCCAGAGGGAGATCAGATTCTTCTTCATGGAATCGCGGGTTCAGGCAAAACAGAAGTTTATTTAAAAGTTGTTGAAGAAGCAATTGCACGAAATAAAGAAGCAATTATATTAGTTCCTGAAATTGGTTTAATATCCCAAATAGTAAAAAAATTCAAAGAAAGTTTCGGACCTATGGTAGCGCTCCTCCATAGCGGGCTAAAAGACAAGGAATATTTTGAAGAATGGGAAAAGATCGCTACGGGAAAATCAAAAATAGTAGTAGGAACCCGCGTCGCGATATTTGCCCCGCTAAAAAGCTTAAAAGTGCTGATACTGGATGAAGAACAAGAATCAACATATAAACAAGAACAACACCCAAAATATGATGCCCGACGTATAGCTGCATATATGTCCCAAAATTTTGGGATTGTTACAATTTTGGGATCAGCAACCCCCTCCATTGAAACTTTTTACAAAACTCAAAAAGGACAAATAAAACTTATAGAAATGCCTGAAAGAATAAATAAAAAGCCTCTCCCTTCAATGGAAATTATAGACATGAAAAATGCAAAGGCGCAAAATTTCGGATCTAAATTATTATCTTTAAAGCTAAGAGAAGCAATAAAAAAGACCTTGGAAAAAGGAGAAAAAGTAATTCTTTTTATAAACAGGAGAGGATTTTTTACTTTTCAAACATGTAGGGAATGCGGGTATACAATTCAATGCCCAAATTGTGCCACATCTCTTATATATCACTTTAAAGAGAATAAATTAGTTTGCAGCCATTGCAACTTCACAACAAACATAAACATTATATGTCCAAAATGCCAGAATTCCTCTCTTGTTTTTTTAGGAATCGGAACTCAAAGAATAGAAGAAGAGGTCGGTGAAGTTTTTCATGATTCCCGTATAATAAGGATCGATAAGGACTCTGTATCAAAAAAAGGATCTCATGAAAAACTTTTTGCAGCATTTACACATGGGAACGCCAATGTTTTAGTTGGAACACAGATGGTCACAAAAGGGCTTGATTTGGCCTCTGTAACTCTTGTAGGAGTAGTTTCAGCCGATTCTATGTTGTATTTGCCAGATTTTAGAGCTTCAGAAAAGACATTTCAACAACTTATGCAAATTGCGGGGCGCACGGGAAGACACAATTTACAGGGAAAAGTTATTATTCAAACATTAAATCCAGACCATTATGCCATAAAATACGCAGCGGCCAATAATTACAAAAGTTTTTATGAAGAAGAAATCAAACAAAGAGAATCTCTATCCTATCCTCCATATACAAGTTTAATAAATATTATTATTCAAGGAAAAGAAGAAAATAAAGTTATAAAAACCTCTGAAGATTTAAAAGAAAATTTGGAAAATAAAATTGTATCTTCACCCCGATTATTCACGGTAAAATCTGACGAAATCTTTGATTGTCAAACCGTAAAAGTCCTTGGACCTACAAAAGCTACAATAGAAAAAATTCGAGGGGACTTTAGATGGCAAATACTTTTAAAAGGAAAAGATATCACAGTTTTACAAGAAGTAGTAAAAGATTCCATAAAAAAAATAATTATCCCTCTGGATATACGCATAAATGTAGACGTAGAACCCATTAATATGTTGTAA